In the genome of Syngnathoides biaculeatus isolate LvHL_M chromosome 14, ASM1980259v1, whole genome shotgun sequence, one region contains:
- the LOC133512377 gene encoding trace amine-associated receptor 13c-like, translating to MDNRLVKTEGRLSACSSMDSGDQSDLCFPRLANTSCRKPSSDWSDGFLFSVLLSAECVLAVLLNLLVIISISHFRQLYTPTNLLLLSLAVSDLLVGFVVMPGEIYVRISCWFLGDIACSLWSYMTLTTTSSSVGNMVLISVDRYVAICDPLRYNVKVTVKRIQLCVCLSWVTSLLYCAIVIKDHLGHPGMYNSCRGECVIGLEVYAGILDIVISFVLPLCIIITLYMRVFVVAVSQARAMRSHVTCVKLQHSAPFRAKSSELKAARTLGVLVLVFLVCFCPYYIVILMGGNENLGSLLKYVVYLYAFNSCVNPLIYALFYPWFRKAVKDIVSLHILKPASRDANIL from the exons ATGGACAACAGATTGGTGAAGACAGAAGGCCGTCTGAGCGCCTGCTCTTCCATGGACTCCGGCGACCAATCGGATCTCTGCTTTCCACGACTGGCCAACACTTCCTGCAGGAAGCCCTCATCTGACTGGTCTGATGGTTTCCTTTTCAGTGTCCTGCTGTCCGCTGAATGCGTCCTCGCTGTGCTGCTCAACCTGCTCGTCATCATCtcaatctcccacttcag GCAACTCTACACCCCCaccaacctcctcctcctctccctcgCCGTGTCTGACTTGCTGGTGGGCTTTGTGGTGATGCCAGGTGAGATCTACGTGAGGATATCCTGCTGGTTTCTCGGTGACATTGCCTGTTCTCTATGGAGTTACATGACTCTCACCACAACATCCTCCTCGGTCGGAAACATGGTCCTGATATCGGTCGACCGTTATGTGGCTATTTGTGATCCTCTGCGTTATAATGTCAAAGTCACTGTGAAAAGAATTCaactttgtgtttgtctctcTTGGGTGACTTCTCTTCTATACTGTGCCATCGTTATAAAAGACCACTTGGGTCATCCTGGAATGTACAACTCATGccgcggagagtgcgtcatcggTTTAGAGGTTTACGCAGGCATTCTGGACATCGTCATAAGCTTTGTCCTTCCTCTATGCATCATTATCACGCTGTACATGAGAGTGTTTGTTGTCGCAGTTTCTCAGGCACGAGCCATGCGCTCCCACGTTACATGTGTCAAATTACAACATTCTGCCCCTTTCAGAGCAAAGTCATCCGAGTTGAAGGCAGCCAGGACTCTCGGTGTTCTCGTTCTTGTCTTTCTGGTGTGTTTCTGTCCATATTATATTGTCATTCTGATGGGTGGAAATGAGAATTTAGGTTCACTGCTCAAATACGTTGTTTATTTGTATGCTTTCAATTCGTGTGTGAATCCCTTAATATATGCCCTTTTTTACCCGTGGTTTAGAAAGGCTGTTAAGGACATTGTTTCTCTTCATATTCTGAAGCCTGCCTCCCGTGACGCCAATATACTGTAG
- the LOC133512379 gene encoding trace amine-associated receptor 13c-like, which produces MDNRLVKTEGHLSACSSMDSGDQSDLCFPRLANASCRKPSSDWSDGFLFSVLLSAECVLAVLLNLLVIISISHFRQLYTPTNLLLLSLAVSDLLVGFVVMPGEIYMRISCWFLGDIACSLWSYMTLTTTSSSVGNMVLISVDRYVAICDPLRYNVKVTVKRIQLCVCLSWVTSLLYCAILLKDQLGHPGMYNSCRGECVIGLEVYAGILDIVISFVLPLSIIITLYTRVFVVAVTQARAMRSHVQCVKLQHSAPFRAKSSELKAARTLGALVLVFLVCFCPYYIVILMGGNENLGSLTKYVVDLYGFNSCLNPLIYALFYPWFRKAVKQIISLRIVQRASCEANIL; this is translated from the exons ATGGACAACAGATTGGTGAAGACAGAAGGCCATCTGAGCGCCTGCTCTTCCATGGACTCCGGCGACCAATCGGATCTCTGCTTTCCACGACTGGCCAACGCTTCCTGCAGGAAGCCCTCATCTGACTGGTCTGATGGTTTCCTTTTCAGTGTCCTGCTGTCCGCTGAATGCGTCCTCGCTGTGCTGCTCAACCTGCTCGTCATCATCtcaatctcccacttcag GCAACTCTACACCCCCaccaacctcctcctcctctccctcgCCGTGTCTGACTTGCTGGTGGGCTTTGTGGTGATGCCAGGTGAGATCTACATGAGGATATCGTGCTGGTTTCTCGGTGACATTGCCTGTTCTCTATGGAGTTACATGACTCTCACCACAACATCCTCCTCGGTCGGAAACATGGTCCTGATATCGGTCGACCGTTATGTGGCTATTTGTGATCCTCTGCGTTATAATGTCAAAGTCACTGTGAAAAGAATTCaactttgtgtttgtctctcTTGGGTGACTTCTCTTCTATACTGTGCCATCCTCTTAAAGGACCAGTTGGGTCATCCTGGAATGTACAACTCATGccgcggagagtgcgtcatcggTTTAGAGGTTTACGCAGGCATTCTGGACATCGTCATAAGCTTTGTCCTTCCTCTCAGCATCATCATTACACTGTACACGAGAGTGTTTGTGGTCGCTGTTACTCAGGCACGAGCCATGCGCTCTCATGTTCAATGTGTCAAATTACAACATTCTGCCCCTTTCAGAGCAAAGTCATCCGAATTGAAGGCAGCCAGGACTCTCGGTGCTCTCGTTCTTGTCTTTCTGGTGTGTTTCTGTCCATATTATATTGTCATTCTGATGGGTGGAAATGAGAATTTAGGTTCACTGACAAAATATGTTGTTGATTTGTATGGTTTCAACTCATGTCTGAACCCCTTAATTTATGCCCTATTTTACCCATGGTTTAGAAAAGCTGTCAAGCAGATTATT